In Psychrobacter sp. JCM 18902, a single window of DNA contains:
- a CDS encoding low molecular weight protein-tyrosine-phosphatase: MMGAFDQILVVCVGNICRSPMAAAILTAYYPGKHIDSAGLSALVGHAADAKAVALMATHNIDISAHIAKQIDEALVSQSDLILTMTTSQTKWIESQWPHCRGKIFRIGHWLDKDIADPYQQDDSAFEKSRQDIIDSLEQWTDKISDAPSIRALKFSECY; this comes from the coding sequence ATGATGGGAGCGTTTGATCAGATCTTGGTTGTTTGTGTTGGCAATATATGCCGCAGCCCGATGGCCGCTGCCATATTAACGGCATATTACCCAGGAAAACACATCGACTCTGCTGGTCTGTCAGCGCTCGTAGGTCACGCAGCTGATGCCAAAGCGGTTGCATTGATGGCCACTCATAATATAGACATCAGTGCTCATATCGCCAAGCAAATTGATGAAGCGTTAGTCAGTCAGTCAGATTTAATTTTGACGATGACAACCAGCCAAACCAAATGGATTGAAAGTCAGTGGCCGCACTGTCGCGGAAAAATCTTTCGAATAGGGCATTGGCTTGATAAAGATATTGCTGACCCTTATCAGCAGGATGACTCAGCATTTGAGAAGAGTAGACAAGATATTATCGATAGTCTTGAACAATGGACTGACAAGATTAGCGACGCGCCATCGATTAGAGCGTTGAAGTTCAGCGAATGCTATTAA
- a CDS encoding oligosaccharide flippase family protein has protein sequence MSSGVFSSIQSTINRLKTSHFVRDVVMVGGGIAAGQAIAMIFMPFLTRLYRPEDFGIAAAFTAIVSIITPIATMGYANAIVMPDSDEDAAAIARLSILLSVVIAVFSFIVVYVGKFHLASWMGMESTPNMLYLIPLTLLVGAFLSVADQSAIRVGLFKAKARAYVESKLVTDSSKLIGGMLAPSGMLLILLTIAGQLTNFIMQMLRVPRVGVLNVRHWFGTKGIRHAAISQRDFAIYRMPQSILNAASVGLPTILLASLFSASSAGQYSLAVLVLGAPAMLLGQAVGEVFYPKITRAITANSSEAYQFLLKVTLILLVVGIMPFGTVFVFGDYLFSLVFGAEWALAGSYSQWLSIWLLTSLVSGASTAALPALRLQRFLLIREVFAVVFRAAALYVGFYVFESDMIAIALFSFVGVLLSLSIIYVAFRRLVHIDEVEQ, from the coding sequence ATGAGCTCTGGAGTATTTTCATCGATACAGAGCACAATAAACAGGTTGAAAACCAGTCACTTTGTGCGAGATGTGGTCATGGTCGGTGGCGGGATTGCTGCTGGACAGGCCATCGCCATGATTTTTATGCCATTTCTCACAAGACTGTACAGACCTGAGGATTTCGGTATCGCTGCTGCCTTTACTGCTATCGTCAGTATTATTACGCCGATTGCCACTATGGGCTATGCAAATGCAATCGTGATGCCAGACAGTGACGAGGATGCTGCGGCCATTGCCCGATTGTCTATATTGCTCAGTGTGGTTATAGCTGTCTTCTCATTCATTGTTGTCTATGTCGGTAAGTTTCATTTGGCAAGTTGGATGGGTATGGAAAGCACACCAAACATGCTATATCTCATACCATTAACGCTATTAGTCGGTGCTTTTCTTTCTGTCGCTGATCAGTCTGCTATTAGGGTGGGCTTATTTAAAGCGAAAGCTCGAGCTTATGTGGAAAGCAAGCTTGTGACAGATAGTAGTAAGCTGATAGGCGGTATGCTAGCACCTTCAGGGATGTTACTTATTTTATTGACGATAGCAGGGCAGCTCACAAACTTTATCATGCAGATGCTTCGTGTACCTAGAGTAGGTGTATTAAATGTGCGTCATTGGTTTGGTACTAAGGGTATTCGACATGCCGCCATATCGCAGCGTGATTTTGCGATATATCGTATGCCACAAAGTATCCTGAATGCAGCTTCAGTGGGGTTGCCAACTATCTTGTTAGCGTCATTATTTAGTGCCTCTTCTGCAGGGCAGTATTCGTTGGCTGTCCTTGTGCTTGGTGCACCCGCGATGCTGTTAGGTCAGGCGGTTGGAGAGGTTTTCTATCCTAAAATTACGCGTGCCATCACAGCAAATTCATCTGAGGCTTATCAATTTTTATTAAAAGTGACGTTGATTTTATTGGTGGTAGGTATTATGCCATTCGGTACAGTGTTCGTTTTTGGCGATTATCTTTTTTCTTTAGTGTTCGGTGCAGAGTGGGCATTGGCAGGTAGTTATTCGCAGTGGCTGTCTATTTGGCTTTTGACCAGTTTAGTGTCTGGTGCGAGTACTGCGGCATTGCCAGCATTACGTTTACAGCGATTCCTTTTGATTAGAGAAGTGTTTGCAGTGGTATTTCGTGCTGCAGCGCTGTATGTAGGTTTTTACGTTTTTGAGTCAGATATGATAGCCATTGCCCTTTTCTCATTTGTTGGGGTTTTGCTCAGTTTATCTATCATTTATGTCGCTTTTCGGCGTCTTGTTCATATCGATGAAGTGGAGCAGTAG
- a CDS encoding nucleoside-diphosphate sugar epimerase/dehydratase translates to MFIKTESNNAYQSSSGFNQWSKRVALYLLSLPRLTKSTLLFSIDFTMSIFCLLLALMLRQGYVASHISLAALAFYAFVPVASLYLIGFYRSASRGFFDAVMGRVLQLFFLLIIVYQVIIYLSPSAIIPRSAPVIFLFLFFIWLWNSRLMIRALLKRLQGAGQNRRPDACCDNVIIYGAGEAGRELLESLRHSYQYNVVAYIDDDPQLTGAYLHGKQIYAAHALPWLIEKLNVAQVILAMPSMSRGRKKQIMDSLSGISVKIKDLPSLRELADEIVTVSHIRPVDILDVLERETVEPVAELLQKNITGKNVLVTGAGGSIGSELCRQIIKNKPKCLVLYEQSEYALYTIDQELSNLKKADADYQNIEIISIIGSVSNEKKLINIFEKNHIKTIYHAAAYKHVPIVESNPFEGTINNTKGTYHCARAAIQARVETFVLISTDKAVRPTNVMGASKRLAELVCQGLSQSNSQTCFSMVRFGNVLGSSGSVVPLFTKQIEQGGPITITHPDITRYFMTIPEAASLVIQAGAMAFGGEVFVLDMGAPVKIVDLAKRMIRLTGCELKDDSNPNGDIEIVFTGLRPGEKLYEELIIGEDNIEPTFHPLIMQAMEHSFPLQDIENILFEFAEKAKQQDVVWLKTQFKFFVEGYREGSDKDGEVEKVDTTLTDEMG, encoded by the coding sequence ATGTTTATAAAAACAGAGTCAAACAATGCTTATCAATCGTCCAGTGGTTTTAATCAATGGTCGAAGCGTGTGGCTCTGTATTTATTGTCATTACCACGCCTGACGAAAAGCACCCTCTTATTTAGTATAGATTTTACCATGTCGATCTTTTGCCTATTATTGGCATTGATGCTACGACAAGGCTATGTGGCCTCTCATATCAGTCTTGCAGCGTTGGCTTTTTATGCATTCGTGCCGGTTGCTAGCTTATATCTTATTGGTTTTTATCGCAGCGCCTCTCGAGGGTTTTTTGATGCAGTGATGGGTCGTGTGCTGCAACTGTTTTTTTTACTTATTATTGTTTATCAAGTCATCATTTATTTGAGTCCATCAGCGATAATACCGCGCTCAGCCCCCGTTATATTTTTATTTCTATTTTTTATTTGGCTGTGGAATAGTAGGCTCATGATCCGCGCGTTACTGAAACGTCTACAGGGTGCAGGTCAAAACCGTCGTCCAGATGCCTGTTGTGACAATGTGATTATTTATGGTGCAGGAGAAGCTGGTAGAGAGTTGCTAGAAAGTTTGAGACATTCTTATCAGTACAATGTGGTGGCATATATCGATGATGACCCGCAGCTTACAGGGGCTTATTTACATGGCAAACAAATATATGCAGCTCACGCGCTTCCGTGGTTGATAGAAAAACTCAATGTGGCGCAGGTGATTTTGGCCATGCCCTCTATGAGCCGTGGTCGTAAAAAACAGATTATGGACAGTCTGTCAGGTATCTCCGTTAAGATAAAAGACTTGCCAAGCTTACGTGAGCTTGCTGATGAGATAGTAACTGTCAGTCATATACGACCCGTTGACATATTAGATGTGCTCGAACGAGAAACAGTCGAACCTGTTGCGGAGTTGCTACAAAAAAACATCACGGGTAAAAACGTTCTCGTTACAGGGGCAGGTGGTTCAATCGGTAGTGAGCTGTGTCGGCAAATCATCAAAAATAAGCCTAAATGCTTAGTGCTATATGAACAGTCTGAGTATGCTTTATACACCATAGATCAAGAACTTAGTAACCTCAAAAAAGCGGATGCTGATTATCAAAATATTGAGATTATTAGCATTATCGGCAGTGTCAGTAACGAAAAAAAATTAATCAATATATTCGAAAAAAACCATATAAAAACGATTTATCACGCTGCAGCCTATAAGCATGTGCCTATTGTTGAGTCCAATCCCTTTGAGGGCACCATCAATAATACCAAAGGCACCTACCATTGTGCCCGTGCTGCGATACAGGCCCGCGTTGAGACTTTTGTGTTGATTTCTACTGACAAAGCCGTGCGACCTACCAATGTCATGGGAGCGTCCAAACGCTTGGCTGAGTTGGTCTGCCAAGGATTGAGCCAAAGTAACAGTCAGACTTGTTTTAGCATGGTGCGTTTTGGCAATGTTTTAGGGTCATCAGGCTCTGTGGTGCCGTTATTTACCAAACAGATTGAGCAAGGCGGTCCGATCACCATCACTCATCCAGACATCACGCGCTATTTTATGACGATTCCAGAAGCGGCCAGTTTGGTTATTCAGGCAGGTGCGATGGCATTCGGTGGTGAGGTGTTTGTGCTTGATATGGGTGCACCCGTCAAAATTGTTGATCTGGCAAAACGTATGATTCGTTTGACAGGTTGTGAGCTAAAAGATGATAGCAATCCCAATGGCGATATCGAAATCGTATTTACTGGCTTGAGACCGGGTGAAAAGCTCTACGAGGAGTTAATCATTGGTGAAGACAATATCGAACCTACTTTTCATCCATTGATTATGCAAGCAATGGAGCACAGCTTTCCTTTGCAAGATATCGAAAATATTTTATTTGAATTTGCAGAAAAAGCAAAGCAGCAGGATGTGGTCTGGCTGAAAACACAGTTTAAGTTTTTTGTCGAAGGTTACCGAGAAGGATCTGATAAAGATGGCGAGGTAGAGAAAGTAGATACCACACTGACAGATGAAATGGGTTAA
- a CDS encoding polysaccharide pyruvyl transferase family protein yields MNIAAIKKLIPLRLKKHLAAYMGARGLPLPPGKRCFIFLAADYGNIGDIAISHAQKQYLQRVLKDYDVVSVAISQTRFVLNSIKQQIKETDIVTIIGGGNMGGTYPDIEELRQLVIKSFSANLIVCFPQTLDWNDSIQSKRALQRIVNVYAKHPDIHVFARESITAAKLIELFAEYSNVHIGLVPDIVMSANATVLGTTDCLAPSGILRCLRDDKEAALSAEQYAMIDKALADTGYQIEKTDTHAGGSQLDEAHCTKLLTDKLSQFRAAKLVVTDRLHGMILCLLSGTPCLVLPNANHKIRQTQLDWLGGHPRLVFLELEEIADIATFIDSLLSVPHGTMDESPVDIAEYDDLKKALVAI; encoded by the coding sequence ATGAATATTGCTGCTATAAAAAAGCTCATTCCGCTCAGATTAAAAAAACACTTAGCCGCCTATATGGGAGCGAGAGGTTTACCGTTACCACCTGGCAAACGGTGCTTTATTTTTCTTGCCGCTGACTATGGCAATATTGGCGATATTGCTATTTCTCACGCGCAAAAGCAGTATTTGCAACGTGTGCTGAAGGATTATGATGTTGTTAGTGTTGCTATCAGTCAAACCAGATTTGTACTCAATTCAATTAAACAGCAAATAAAAGAGACGGATATCGTCACTATCATAGGCGGCGGTAATATGGGTGGCACGTATCCTGATATTGAGGAGCTGCGCCAATTAGTCATCAAGTCATTTTCAGCCAACCTTATCGTTTGTTTTCCTCAGACATTAGATTGGAATGATTCTATTCAATCTAAACGTGCCTTGCAGCGTATTGTGAACGTATACGCCAAGCATCCAGATATACATGTTTTTGCCAGAGAGTCGATAACAGCGGCAAAACTCATCGAGCTTTTTGCTGAGTACAGTAATGTGCATATTGGTCTCGTACCAGATATTGTGATGAGCGCGAATGCAACAGTGCTGGGTACGACAGATTGCTTAGCGCCTTCAGGTATTTTGCGCTGCTTACGAGATGACAAAGAAGCCGCATTATCAGCTGAGCAATACGCCATGATAGACAAAGCCTTAGCAGATACTGGCTATCAGATTGAAAAGACCGATACACATGCTGGTGGTTCGCAACTCGATGAGGCACATTGCACAAAATTACTGACTGACAAGCTTAGTCAGTTTCGTGCTGCAAAATTGGTCGTGACTGACCGGCTGCACGGCATGATTTTATGTTTGCTATCGGGTACGCCGTGCTTGGTACTCCCGAACGCCAATCATAAGATAAGACAGACGCAGTTGGACTGGTTAGGCGGTCATCCAAGGCTGGTGTTTTTAGAATTGGAAGAGATTGCTGATATTGCAACATTCATCGATAGCCTTTTGTCTGTGCCTCACGGTACGATGGATGAGTCTCCAGTTGATATAGCTGAGTACGATGACCTAAAAAAAGCGTTAGTAGCGATATGA
- a CDS encoding polysaccharide biosynthesis tyrosine autokinase: MNNMDSKDLSTSTGEKNNDDIDLMALVLVLLRGWKIIALMAILGLLLGLLYTRYVNPIYKSDALIQIEENTQGIEALGESISELVGAEVSKAETEAELIRSRMILEPVVERLHLRIKLTDTNIGHLDRIKSNRTYTQLNTPDDVSLDTKNGIVKVRQFDVSPAYLNQPFTLKKSATGFVLSNGFDEFKGQLGQAHHFKGLDGQINITVTELPADGYPINISKQTIKATTDAINSALSVEEKGQKTGIIQLSMTGPNQEQITTILNQIVRSYVDQNQSRGSEETTKTLAFMETQIPLLKEKLETSEALFNDFRKKYGTIDVGKEAELLLNEKSRIDEQLNELKLKKADLTTYYTEEHPLVIQINEQLKVLNNRTREIDNTIAGLPEIQREFLKLSEDTAINREIYLTLLKNYEQLKIVKAGQIGYARIIDSPTSTFNAIAPNKLQILMLTTLIGMMFGLMLVLLKNLVRNVVKDPEHLETTTGIPVIATIPRSPLLSRLSKKKNTTPRMLAHVDHSSLSYEAIKSLRTNLMFGMPMGAAVGQPAQVILITGESPGVGKSFIAANLAEVFAQLNKKVLVIDGDMRLGELHKMFNMSQHDGLADYLLQDKKHFSPIDGTRSDSEVSSLGVESFIHPTGMELIDFIPRGRQPHNPTSLLMGEKFNHLMAELKTQYDYIVIDSPPILAASDAMVLAQHADKVLIVTKFNHSIEGQLVYAIKQMNKANVQVDGIILNDVQQGLMDKYSYHYHYAYGDNR, translated from the coding sequence ATGAATAATATGGATTCAAAAGACCTATCAACGTCTACGGGCGAAAAAAACAATGACGACATCGATTTAATGGCGCTGGTTTTAGTATTGTTACGCGGTTGGAAAATCATTGCTCTCATGGCGATATTGGGGCTTTTACTAGGGCTTTTGTATACCCGCTATGTGAATCCCATCTATAAATCAGATGCGCTGATACAGATTGAAGAAAATACTCAAGGAATAGAGGCGCTTGGTGAGAGTATCTCAGAGTTGGTTGGTGCAGAAGTCAGCAAAGCGGAGACAGAAGCAGAGCTGATAAGATCACGTATGATATTGGAGCCAGTGGTTGAGCGATTGCACCTGCGCATTAAGCTAACAGATACCAATATTGGTCATCTTGATAGAATAAAAAGCAATCGTACTTACACGCAATTAAACACACCGGATGATGTGTCACTTGATACCAAAAATGGCATAGTGAAAGTCCGCCAATTTGATGTATCACCAGCGTACTTAAACCAACCTTTCACACTAAAAAAATCTGCTACAGGGTTTGTTTTGAGCAATGGGTTTGATGAATTTAAAGGTCAGCTTGGTCAGGCGCATCATTTCAAAGGGTTGGACGGTCAGATTAATATCACTGTCACAGAGTTACCTGCTGATGGTTACCCAATTAATATTAGTAAGCAGACGATAAAGGCCACGACTGACGCTATCAACAGCGCCTTATCCGTTGAAGAAAAAGGTCAAAAAACGGGTATTATTCAGCTGTCGATGACGGGTCCCAACCAAGAGCAAATCACGACTATACTCAATCAGATCGTCCGATCTTACGTCGATCAAAACCAATCTCGCGGTTCTGAAGAAACGACCAAAACACTTGCCTTTATGGAAACGCAGATCCCTCTATTAAAAGAAAAATTAGAGACTTCTGAGGCACTGTTTAATGACTTTCGTAAAAAATATGGCACGATTGATGTGGGTAAAGAAGCCGAGTTGTTATTGAATGAGAAGTCTCGCATCGATGAGCAGCTCAATGAGCTTAAACTCAAAAAAGCAGACCTAACCACTTATTATACCGAAGAACATCCACTGGTCATCCAAATTAATGAACAGCTCAAAGTGCTCAATAATAGAACAAGAGAGATAGATAATACCATTGCAGGTCTACCTGAAATACAGCGAGAGTTTCTAAAGCTATCAGAAGATACGGCAATCAATCGAGAAATCTATCTGACGCTGCTCAAAAATTATGAGCAACTTAAAATCGTCAAGGCTGGTCAAATCGGCTATGCCCGTATTATCGATTCACCGACCAGTACCTTTAATGCCATTGCACCAAATAAACTACAAATCCTGATGCTGACCACATTGATAGGCATGATGTTTGGGTTAATGCTGGTGCTCTTGAAGAACCTTGTTAGAAATGTCGTAAAAGATCCAGAGCATTTAGAGACTACTACGGGCATCCCTGTCATTGCAACGATTCCACGCTCACCTTTACTGTCGAGGTTGAGTAAAAAGAAGAATACCACCCCTCGCATGCTCGCTCATGTTGATCACAGTAGTTTGAGTTATGAGGCGATCAAAAGCTTAAGAACCAATTTGATGTTTGGTATGCCAATGGGGGCAGCGGTTGGGCAGCCCGCGCAAGTCATATTGATTACTGGGGAGAGCCCTGGTGTGGGCAAGTCGTTTATCGCTGCCAATTTAGCAGAGGTATTTGCCCAGCTCAATAAAAAAGTCTTAGTCATTGATGGTGATATGCGTTTAGGTGAGTTGCATAAAATGTTTAATATGAGCCAACATGATGGTCTTGCCGATTATTTGTTGCAGGATAAAAAGCATTTTTCTCCGATTGATGGTACTCGATCAGACAGTGAGGTTTCTAGCTTAGGGGTCGAAAGCTTTATTCATCCCACTGGTATGGAGTTGATTGATTTCATACCGCGCGGACGGCAGCCGCATAATCCTACCTCCTTATTGATGGGCGAAAAATTCAATCATTTGATGGCAGAATTAAAAACTCAATACGATTATATTGTCATCGACTCACCCCCGATATTGGCGGCGTCAGATGCTATGGTACTTGCGCAACATGCAGACAAAGTACTCATCGTTACGAAGTTTAATCATTCAATAGAAGGGCAACTGGTTTATGCGATCAAGCAAATGAATAAAGCCAATGTACAAGTAGATGGCATTATTCTCAATGATGTACAGCAGGGTCTTATGGATAAATATAGCTATCACTATCATTATGCCTATGGAGATAACCGCTAG
- a CDS encoding glycosyltransferase — protein sequence MTIQRVLHIVGKMDRAGAETMLMNLYRHIDHSQIQFDFITFTEEVGDYDAEIIALGGRIIPILADHSLASMWKLRNFLKQHPDYQIIHAHMLLNNAFHLLAAKGAGVPHRISHSHSTSNGKTNIVKKIYEQWAFITNRKLATDKISCGEQAANYLFGSIKDVWLLPNAVDIQQMVTVANQSRQYIDQELGDEGLKIIQVGRLNEVKNHQFSLEIAEQLKQRQIAFTLYIVGQGSLDMRLRQQVADKSLPDTVKFLGMRTDITELMASADYMMMPSLHEGFPVVLVESQTVGLKALVSDQVSPEVDLGLGLVQFLPIHSAKDWVDCLLAPKQPKPNEKDITAALNLYGFSAATNAQILMQKYLNM from the coding sequence ATGACTATTCAGAGAGTGCTGCACATCGTGGGAAAAATGGATCGGGCTGGGGCAGAGACCATGCTCATGAATCTATATCGTCATATAGATCATAGCCAGATTCAGTTTGATTTTATCACTTTTACCGAGGAGGTCGGTGACTATGATGCTGAGATAATAGCGCTGGGCGGTAGGATTATACCGATTTTAGCGGATCATTCATTAGCGAGTATGTGGAAGCTTAGAAACTTCCTTAAACAACATCCTGACTATCAAATCATTCATGCTCATATGCTATTAAACAATGCTTTTCATCTGCTGGCTGCCAAAGGTGCTGGCGTGCCGCATCGCATTTCACATTCTCATAGTACCAGTAATGGTAAAACCAATATTGTTAAAAAAATATATGAACAGTGGGCGTTCATTACCAATCGTAAATTGGCCACGGATAAAATTAGTTGCGGTGAACAAGCGGCAAATTACCTATTTGGCAGCATAAAAGACGTGTGGCTACTGCCCAATGCTGTTGACATACAGCAGATGGTGACAGTCGCTAACCAATCAAGACAGTATATCGACCAAGAATTGGGCGATGAGGGGCTAAAAATTATCCAAGTTGGTCGTCTAAATGAGGTTAAAAACCATCAGTTTTCTTTAGAGATCGCTGAGCAGTTAAAACAACGTCAGATCGCCTTTACCTTATATATTGTTGGACAAGGTTCATTGGATATGAGGCTCAGGCAACAAGTAGCAGATAAGTCACTCCCAGATACGGTCAAGTTTTTGGGGATGCGTACGGATATCACAGAATTAATGGCCAGCGCCGACTATATGATGATGCCTTCGTTGCACGAGGGTTTCCCTGTCGTCTTGGTCGAGAGCCAAACAGTTGGGTTAAAGGCGTTGGTTTCTGACCAAGTATCACCTGAAGTAGATTTAGGACTTGGATTAGTACAGTTTTTACCGATTCACTCAGCCAAGGATTGGGTTGATTGCTTATTAGCGCCTAAACAGCCAAAGCCCAATGAAAAAGACATAACCGCAGCGCTGAATTTATACGGATTTAGTGCTGCTACCAATGCGCAAATACTAATGCAAAAGTACTTGAATATGTGA
- a CDS encoding glycosyltransferase family 2 protein translates to MISVIIAAFNAAATIDRCINSIDVAKKSHDIELIVIDDGSKDNTASLLHSWASAKTWITVKYQKNGGVAEARNTGLDIATGNYIVFIDADDTIDDWYFDFVFDQAVDRDVEMLAFGHKRMMLDGSVIERPNSAAEYSRQDIEMLQLRVTENRHIYWYACTKVYSKNLIAELRFDSDVKFGEDGIFNIACLSKANRLSMLPDCPYNYYENATSITSSQYKSGLLESIEADYTARVRIHDWSISATEKQVLLSDFARSYVEHMLPYLLNNLAHISMKKRRAELVKIRQSFVYQNCLPHYYQRHPARGIRVLILCFSRRWYVMTLVFLQLSWSKAKVKKYA, encoded by the coding sequence ATGATTTCAGTTATTATCGCCGCATTCAATGCCGCTGCTACTATTGATCGTTGTATTAATAGTATTGACGTTGCGAAAAAGAGTCACGACATTGAGCTGATAGTCATTGACGATGGTTCTAAAGATAATACTGCTAGCCTATTGCATAGCTGGGCGAGTGCTAAGACATGGATTACGGTGAAATATCAAAAAAATGGTGGCGTGGCAGAGGCTCGTAATACTGGGCTCGATATAGCAACCGGCAATTACATCGTTTTTATAGACGCGGATGACACCATTGATGATTGGTATTTTGATTTTGTCTTTGATCAAGCTGTAGATCGAGATGTCGAGATGTTGGCATTTGGTCATAAACGCATGATGCTGGATGGCTCTGTTATTGAGCGTCCTAATAGTGCGGCAGAATACTCACGGCAAGATATCGAAATGCTACAACTGAGAGTGACAGAGAATAGACATATATATTGGTACGCTTGCACCAAGGTGTATAGCAAAAATTTAATTGCAGAGCTGCGTTTCGATAGCGATGTCAAATTTGGTGAGGATGGTATTTTTAATATCGCATGTCTAAGCAAAGCGAATCGTTTATCGATGCTGCCAGACTGTCCATACAACTACTATGAAAATGCGACCTCTATAACAAGCTCACAATACAAATCAGGGCTTTTGGAATCCATTGAAGCGGACTATACAGCCAGAGTCAGGATACATGATTGGTCGATCAGTGCTACTGAAAAGCAGGTGCTATTATCAGACTTTGCTCGTAGTTATGTCGAGCATATGCTGCCATATTTACTTAATAATTTGGCGCATATCAGCATGAAAAAACGTCGTGCAGAGCTAGTTAAAATACGCCAGTCTTTCGTTTATCAGAACTGTTTGCCGCATTACTATCAACGACATCCAGCCCGCGGCATTCGTGTATTGATTTTATGTTTTTCACGGCGTTGGTATGTTATGACGCTGGTTTTTCTTCAACTGTCTTGGTCTAAAGCAAAGGTGAAAAAATATGCTTAA
- a CDS encoding glycosyltransferase family 2 protein, which translates to MTTIETPLVSIIVPVYNVASYIDACLASIKQQTYQNIEIIVVEDCSTDDSKQALASHLIDERIKVIQHHENSGLSAARNTGIKSAIGKYIMFVDSDDIIDTRLVAACVDCALTTHAEVVTYGFTPFKDGITETDLPYPASNLAFEATKIDGSYFSLPHFAWLKFIKSSAVRSASLQFPVGLYYEDWPFHWHLGLATNIKYHLPIDFYLYRQRGTSITGSTDKKLLDLFVIHAEVISLVEDYQADEVKKTLANKIKQSHWSILTRIDNDYLAAAVAQAKKADKTLRLKGYKSDLTVRNMMISNIVRMPTQVALLMLQVLRQALDKRARVKGQGMTDSE; encoded by the coding sequence ATGACGACTATCGAAACGCCATTAGTAAGTATCATCGTACCAGTGTATAACGTTGCGTCATATATCGATGCTTGTTTGGCATCCATCAAGCAGCAGACTTATCAGAATATTGAAATTATCGTTGTAGAAGATTGCTCCACTGATGATTCAAAACAAGCACTTGCGTCACATCTCATAGATGAGCGCATCAAAGTCATTCAGCATCATGAAAACAGCGGTCTTTCTGCGGCTCGTAATACTGGTATCAAGTCTGCGATAGGCAAATACATAATGTTCGTTGATTCTGATGACATTATAGACACTCGCTTGGTGGCAGCGTGTGTGGATTGTGCGCTCACCACGCACGCAGAGGTCGTGACGTATGGCTTTACACCATTCAAAGATGGCATCACAGAGACAGATCTGCCGTATCCCGCTAGCAATTTAGCATTTGAGGCAACCAAAATAGACGGTTCATATTTTAGCTTACCGCATTTTGCATGGCTCAAATTTATTAAATCTAGCGCAGTGCGGTCGGCCTCGTTACAGTTCCCAGTGGGTCTGTACTACGAAGATTGGCCTTTTCATTGGCATCTTGGCTTAGCTACTAATATTAAGTATCACCTGCCCATTGATTTTTATCTATACAGACAGCGTGGCACGTCGATCACAGGGTCAACAGATAAAAAGCTATTAGACCTTTTCGTTATCCATGCAGAAGTCATCAGTTTAGTAGAGGACTATCAAGCGGATGAGGTTAAAAAAACGCTCGCCAATAAAATTAAACAAAGTCATTGGAGTATCCTTACTCGTATAGATAATGACTATTTAGCAGCTGCAGTAGCACAAGCTAAAAAAGCAGATAAAACGTTACGACTAAAGGGTTATAAGAGCGATTTGACCGTAAGAAATATGATGATTAGTAATATCGTACGTATGCCGACGCAAGTTGCCTTGCTGATGTTACAGGTGCTTCGTCAAGCGCTAGACAAAAGAGCAAGGGTTAAAGGTCAAGGGATGACAGATTCAGAATAG